A single genomic interval of Streptomyces sp. 1222.5 harbors:
- a CDS encoding ribonucleoside-diphosphate reductase subunit alpha has translation MTIAPADPASVSELKTAGPGAALLRTLTELTADLPDADPGRVAAAALRGRSARADEAELRELATEAAAGLISEDPAYSRLAARLLTLAIREEAASQGVTSFTESVAVGHREGLIADRTAEFVRLHAGRLDALVDRAADDRFGYFGLRTLHSRYLLRHPFTRKVVETPQHFMLRVAAGLAEDDTTRSVDEVAALYRLMSRLDYLPSSPTLFNSGTRHPQMSSCYLLDSPLDELDSIYDRYHQVARLSKHAGGIGLSYSRIRSRGSLIRGTNGHSNGIVPFLKTLDASVAAVNQGGRRKGAAAVYLETWHSDIEEFLELRDNTGEDARRTHNLNLAHWIPDEFMRRVNADEQWSLFSPADVPELVDLWGAEFDAAYREAEAAGLARKTIAARDLYGRMMRTLAQTGNGWMTFKDAANRTANQTAEPGHVVHSSNLCTEILEVTDDGETAVCNLGSVNLGAFVVDGDIDWERLDETVRTAVTFLDRVVDINFYPTEQAGRSNARWRPVGLGAMGLQDVFFKLRLPFDSPEAKALSTRIAERIMLAAYEASADLAERNGPLPAWEKTRTARGVLHPDHYGVEPAWPERWAALRERIASVGMRNSLLLAIAPTATIASIAGVYECIEPQVSNLFKRETLSGEFLQVNSYLVRDLKDLGVWDARTREALRESNGSVQDFAWIPADVRQLYRTAWEIPQRGLIDMAAARTPYLDQAQSLNLFLETPTIGKLSSMYAYAWKSGLKTTYYLRSRPATRIARAAQAQAQSQAPIPVQQVAEPDAVACSLENPESCEACQ, from the coding sequence GTGACCATCGCGCCAGCAGACCCGGCTTCAGTCAGCGAGCTGAAGACCGCCGGTCCCGGTGCCGCGCTGCTGCGGACCCTGACCGAGCTGACCGCCGACCTCCCCGACGCCGACCCCGGCCGGGTCGCCGCCGCCGCGCTGCGCGGCCGGTCCGCGCGGGCCGACGAGGCGGAGTTGCGCGAGCTGGCCACGGAGGCGGCCGCCGGCCTGATCTCCGAGGACCCCGCCTACTCCCGGCTGGCCGCCCGACTGCTGACCCTCGCCATCCGCGAGGAGGCCGCCTCGCAGGGCGTCACCTCGTTCACCGAGTCCGTGGCCGTGGGACACCGGGAGGGGCTCATCGCGGACCGGACCGCCGAGTTCGTCCGGCTGCACGCCGGGCGGCTGGACGCGCTGGTCGACCGGGCCGCCGACGACCGCTTCGGCTACTTCGGCCTGCGCACCCTGCACAGCCGCTACCTGCTGCGGCACCCCTTCACCCGCAAGGTCGTCGAGACGCCCCAGCACTTCATGCTGCGGGTCGCCGCCGGCCTGGCCGAGGACGACACCACCCGCTCGGTGGACGAGGTCGCGGCGCTCTACAGGCTCATGAGCCGCCTCGACTACCTGCCGTCCTCCCCCACCCTGTTCAACTCCGGTACGCGGCACCCGCAGATGTCGTCCTGCTACCTGCTGGACTCCCCGCTGGACGAGCTGGACTCCATCTACGACCGCTACCACCAGGTCGCGCGGCTCTCCAAGCACGCCGGCGGGATCGGTCTGTCGTACTCCCGGATCCGCAGCCGCGGTTCGCTGATCCGTGGCACCAACGGGCACTCCAACGGCATCGTCCCGTTCCTGAAGACCCTGGACGCCTCGGTGGCCGCGGTGAACCAGGGCGGCCGGCGCAAGGGCGCGGCCGCGGTGTACCTGGAGACCTGGCACTCCGACATCGAGGAGTTCCTGGAGCTGCGGGACAACACCGGTGAGGACGCCCGCCGTACGCACAACCTGAACCTGGCGCACTGGATCCCGGACGAGTTCATGCGCCGCGTCAACGCCGACGAGCAGTGGTCGCTGTTCTCCCCGGCGGACGTGCCCGAGCTGGTGGACCTGTGGGGCGCGGAGTTCGACGCCGCGTACCGCGAGGCCGAGGCCGCCGGGCTGGCCCGGAAGACCATCGCTGCCCGTGACCTGTACGGCCGCATGATGCGCACGCTGGCACAGACCGGCAACGGCTGGATGACCTTCAAGGACGCGGCCAACCGCACCGCCAACCAGACGGCCGAGCCGGGCCACGTCGTCCACTCCTCGAACCTCTGCACGGAGATCCTGGAGGTCACGGACGACGGCGAGACCGCGGTCTGCAACCTGGGCTCGGTCAACCTGGGCGCCTTCGTCGTCGACGGCGACATCGACTGGGAGCGGCTGGACGAGACGGTCCGCACCGCCGTCACCTTCCTCGACCGCGTCGTGGACATCAACTTCTACCCGACCGAGCAGGCGGGCCGCTCCAACGCCAGATGGCGGCCGGTGGGCCTCGGCGCGATGGGTCTGCAGGACGTCTTCTTCAAGCTGCGGCTGCCCTTCGACTCCCCCGAGGCCAAGGCCCTGTCGACGCGGATCGCCGAGCGCATCATGCTGGCCGCGTACGAGGCCTCCGCCGACCTCGCCGAGCGCAACGGCCCGCTGCCGGCCTGGGAGAAGACCCGTACCGCCCGCGGTGTGCTGCACCCCGACCACTACGGCGTGGAGCCGGCCTGGCCGGAGCGCTGGGCGGCGCTGCGCGAGCGGATCGCCTCGGTCGGCATGCGCAACTCGCTGCTCCTCGCCATCGCCCCGACCGCCACCATCGCCTCCATCGCGGGCGTCTACGAGTGCATCGAGCCGCAGGTCTCCAACCTGTTCAAGCGCGAGACGCTGTCGGGTGAGTTCCTCCAGGTCAACTCCTATCTGGTGCGGGACCTGAAGGACCTGGGCGTGTGGGACGCGCGCACCCGCGAGGCGCTGCGCGAGTCCAACGGCTCGGTGCAGGACTTCGCCTGGATCCCGGCGGACGTGCGGCAGCTGTACCGCACCGCCTGGGAGATCCCGCAGCGCGGCCTCATCGACATGGCCGCGGCGCGTACCCCGTACCTGGATCAGGCGCAGTCGCTGAACCTGTTCCTGGAGACGCCGACCATCGGCAAGCTCTCCTCGATGTACGCGTACGCCTGGAAGTCGGGCCTGAAGACGACGTACTACCTGCGCTCCCGTCCGGCGACGCGGATCGCCCGGGCCGCCCAGGCCCAGGCGCAGAGCCAGGCGCCCATCCCCGTCCAGCAGGTCGCCGAGCCCGACGCGGTCGCCTGCTCCCTTGAGAACCCCGAGTCCTGCGAGGCCTGCCAGTGA
- a CDS encoding ribonucleotide-diphosphate reductase subunit beta, translating to MTTRNQNLLDPGFELTLRPMRYPDFYERYRDAIKNTWTVEEVDLHSDVADLAKLSPEEQHLIGRLVAFFATGDSIVANNLVLTLYKHINSPEARLYLSRQLFEEAVHVQFYLTLLDTYLPDPEDRAAAFAAVENIPSIREKAGFCFKWINEVEKLDRLESKADRRRFLLNLSCFAACIEGLFFYGAFAYVYWFRSRGLLHGLATGTNWVFRDETMHMSFAFEVVDTVRKEEPDLFDDELQQQVTDMLREAVEAELQFARDLCGDGLPGMNTDSMRQYLECVADQRLTRLGFAPVYGSENPFSFMELQGVQELTNFFERRPSAYQVAVEGTVDFDEDF from the coding sequence ATGACCACCCGTAACCAGAACCTCCTCGACCCGGGCTTCGAGCTGACCCTGCGTCCCATGCGCTACCCGGACTTCTACGAGCGCTACCGGGACGCCATCAAGAACACCTGGACCGTGGAGGAGGTCGACCTGCACTCGGACGTGGCCGACCTCGCAAAGCTGTCCCCGGAGGAGCAGCACCTGATCGGCCGGCTGGTCGCGTTCTTCGCGACGGGCGACTCGATCGTCGCGAACAACCTGGTGCTGACGCTGTACAAGCACATCAACTCCCCGGAGGCGCGCCTGTACCTGTCGCGCCAGCTGTTCGAGGAGGCCGTGCACGTCCAGTTCTATCTGACGCTGCTCGACACCTACCTTCCCGACCCGGAGGACCGGGCCGCCGCCTTCGCCGCCGTGGAGAACATCCCGTCGATCCGCGAGAAGGCCGGGTTCTGCTTCAAGTGGATCAACGAGGTGGAGAAGCTGGACCGCCTCGAGTCGAAGGCGGACCGCCGCCGCTTCCTGCTCAACCTGAGCTGCTTCGCCGCGTGCATCGAGGGGCTGTTCTTCTACGGCGCCTTCGCGTACGTCTACTGGTTCCGCAGCCGGGGTCTGCTGCACGGTCTCGCCACGGGCACCAACTGGGTGTTCCGCGACGAGACGATGCACATGTCCTTCGCCTTCGAGGTGGTCGACACCGTCCGCAAGGAGGAGCCGGACCTGTTCGACGACGAGCTCCAGCAGCAGGTCACCGACATGCTGCGGGAGGCCGTCGAGGCGGAGCTGCAGTTCGCGCGCGACCTGTGCGGTGACGGCCTGCCCGGCATGAACACCGACTCCATGCGCCAGTACCTGGAGTGCGTCGCCGACCAGCGTCTGACGCGTCTCGGCTTCGCCCCGGTGTACGGCTCGGAGAACCCCTTCTCCTTCATGGAGCTGCAGGGCGTCCAGGAGCTGACGAACTTCTTCGAGCGCCGCCCGTCCGCGTACCAGGTCGCCGTGGAGGGCACGGTCGACTTCGACGAGGACTTCTGA
- a CDS encoding helix-turn-helix domain-containing protein — protein sequence MLKNVAAVLLDGVHPFELGVVCEVFGIDRSDEGLPVYDFAVVSAEGPTLSTHVGGLSVSTPYGLERLEEADLIAVPAGADYVVRDYPPALLDALVRAVERGTRVLSVCSGVFVLGAAGLLDGRRCSVHWRQAGELALRNPRAVIEPDVLYVDEDPVITSAGTAAGIDACLHLVRKEQGPEVANKIARRMVVPPHRDGGQAQYIERPLPRTSCDTVGEVLVWMEEHLDHEVTVEQLAARAHMSPRTFARRFQQETGTTPYRWILRQRVLLAQELLEGSDETMDAIAWRTGFGTAAALRHQFVRAIGTTPNAYRRAFRGPQAA from the coding sequence ATGCTGAAGAACGTGGCCGCAGTACTGCTGGACGGGGTGCACCCCTTCGAGCTGGGTGTCGTGTGCGAGGTGTTCGGCATCGACCGCAGCGACGAGGGGCTGCCGGTGTACGACTTCGCGGTGGTCTCGGCGGAGGGACCGACGCTGAGCACGCATGTCGGCGGGCTCTCCGTGTCGACGCCGTACGGCCTGGAGCGGCTGGAGGAGGCCGACCTGATCGCCGTGCCCGCCGGGGCCGACTACGTCGTCCGGGACTATCCGCCCGCGCTGCTCGACGCCCTGGTGCGGGCCGTGGAGCGGGGCACCCGGGTGCTCAGCGTGTGCTCGGGCGTCTTCGTGCTCGGCGCGGCCGGACTGCTCGACGGACGCCGGTGCAGTGTGCACTGGCGGCAGGCCGGGGAGCTGGCGCTGCGCAATCCGCGGGCGGTCATCGAGCCGGACGTCCTCTACGTCGACGAGGACCCCGTCATCACGTCCGCCGGCACCGCCGCCGGGATCGACGCCTGTCTGCACCTGGTGCGCAAGGAACAGGGTCCGGAGGTCGCCAACAAGATCGCCCGCCGTATGGTGGTGCCGCCGCACCGGGACGGCGGACAGGCGCAGTACATCGAGCGGCCGCTGCCGCGGACCTCGTGCGACACCGTCGGGGAGGTCCTGGTGTGGATGGAGGAGCACCTCGACCATGAGGTGACCGTGGAGCAGCTCGCCGCCCGCGCCCACATGTCGCCGCGCACCTTCGCTCGCCGGTTCCAGCAGGAGACGGGGACCACGCCCTACCGGTGGATCCTTCGCCAACGGGTGCTGCTGGCACAGGAGTTGCTGGAGGGCTCGGACGAGACGATGGACGCGATCGCCTGGCGCACCGGGTTCGGCACGGCGGCCGCGCTGCGGCACCAGTTCGTCCGGGCGATCGGGACGACTCCGAACGCCTACCGGCGCGCGTTCCGGGGCCCGCAGGCCGCCTGA
- a CDS encoding cytochrome P450: MTVESVKPVAPEAAELREPPLAGGAVPGLGHGLKLVRDPLAFMSGLGRHGDVVRLRLGPKTVYAVTTPALTGALALSPDFKIDGPLWESLEGLLGKEGVATANGPRHRRQRRTIQPAFRLDAIPDYGPVMEEEAHALTVRWRPGETIDCTSESFRVAVRIAARCLLRGEYMDERAERLSNDLATVFRGMYRRMVVPLGPLYQLPFPANREFNRALADLHLLVDEIVAERRASGQKPDDLLTALLEAKDDNGDPIGEQEIHDQVVAILTPGSETVASTIMWLLQVLAEHPEHAEKVRTEVESVTGGRPVGFEHVRSLTHTNNVVVEAMRLRPAVWILTRRAVTDTALGGYRIPAGADIVYSPYAIQRDARSYEGHLDFDPDRWRPERAKDVPKYAMSPFSVGNRKCPSDHFSMTQLSLITAAISAKYRFEQVGGSNDSTRVGITLRPHDLRLRAMPW, translated from the coding sequence ATGACCGTCGAGTCTGTGAAGCCCGTGGCCCCCGAGGCGGCGGAGCTGCGGGAGCCCCCGCTGGCCGGGGGCGCGGTGCCGGGCCTCGGGCACGGCCTGAAGCTGGTCCGCGACCCGCTCGCGTTCATGTCCGGGCTGGGCCGGCACGGCGACGTCGTACGCCTGCGGCTCGGCCCCAAGACGGTGTACGCCGTCACCACGCCGGCGCTCACCGGCGCACTGGCCCTGAGCCCCGACTTCAAGATCGACGGACCCCTGTGGGAGTCCCTCGAGGGACTGCTCGGCAAGGAGGGCGTGGCCACCGCCAACGGCCCCCGGCACCGGCGTCAGCGGCGCACCATCCAGCCCGCGTTCCGGCTCGACGCGATCCCGGACTACGGGCCGGTGATGGAGGAGGAGGCGCACGCGCTGACCGTGCGCTGGCGGCCCGGCGAGACCATCGACTGCACCTCGGAGTCCTTCCGGGTCGCCGTCCGCATCGCCGCCCGCTGTCTGCTGCGCGGCGAATACATGGACGAGCGCGCCGAGCGGCTCAGCAACGACCTCGCCACCGTCTTCCGCGGCATGTACCGGAGGATGGTGGTTCCGCTGGGGCCGCTGTACCAGCTGCCGTTCCCGGCCAACCGCGAATTCAACCGGGCACTGGCCGATTTGCATCTGCTGGTCGACGAGATCGTCGCCGAGCGGAGGGCATCTGGTCAAAAGCCGGACGATTTGCTGACGGCATTGCTGGAGGCGAAGGACGACAATGGCGACCCCATCGGGGAACAGGAGATCCACGACCAGGTCGTCGCGATACTCACCCCCGGCAGCGAAACAGTCGCGTCCACGATCATGTGGTTGCTCCAGGTCCTCGCGGAACATCCGGAACACGCCGAGAAGGTACGGACCGAGGTCGAATCCGTGACCGGTGGCCGACCCGTCGGATTCGAGCACGTCCGCTCACTGACGCACACGAACAATGTCGTGGTCGAGGCCATGCGGCTCAGGCCCGCCGTATGGATTTTGACGCGGCGCGCGGTGACCGACACCGCGCTCGGCGGCTATCGCATTCCGGCCGGGGCCGACATCGTCTACAGCCCGTACGCGATCCAGCGCGACGCCCGCTCCTACGAGGGCCACCTCGACTTCGACCCCGACCGCTGGCGGCCCGAGCGGGCCAAGGACGTGCCGAAGTACGCGATGAGCCCGTTCAGCGTGGGCAACCGCAAGTGCCCGAGCGACCACTTCTCCATGACCCAGCTGAGCCTGATCACCGCGGCGATCTCGGCGAAGTACCGCTTCGAGCAGGTCGGCGGGTCGAACGACAGCACACGCGTGGGCATCACGCTGCGTCCGCACGACCTGCGCCTGCGGGCGATGCCCTGGTAG
- the cyc1 gene encoding epi-isozizaene synthase — translation MQAFPHSTTATPTAVVVPPSLALPVIESAFPRQLHPYWPRLQEKTRHWLLEKRLMPADKVQEYADGLCYTDLMAGYYIGAPDEVLQAIADYSAWFFVWDDRHDRHVVHGRAGEWRRLRYRLHAALDAPKHHLHHPDPLVAGFADSVLRLYGFLPRTWNQRFARHFHAVIEAYDREFHNRTEGYVPGVEEYLALRRHTFAHWIWTDLLEPSAGCELPDVVRKKPAYRRAALLSQEFAAWYNDLCSLPKEIAGDEVHNLGISLVTHQGLTLEEAVDEMRRRVEKCVDEFIVAERDALRLADEIDDGTVSGKELSAAVRACVGNMRDWFSSVYWFHHESGRYMVDSWDDRSTPPYVTNEAAGEK, via the coding sequence GTGCAAGCTTTCCCACACAGCACCACAGCGACACCGACGGCGGTGGTGGTCCCACCCTCACTGGCACTCCCGGTGATCGAGTCCGCCTTTCCCCGGCAACTGCACCCGTATTGGCCGCGACTACAGGAGAAGACGCGGCACTGGCTGCTGGAAAAACGGCTCATGCCGGCGGACAAGGTGCAGGAATATGCCGACGGACTTTGCTACACCGACCTCATGGCGGGGTACTACATCGGCGCCCCCGACGAGGTCCTGCAGGCCATAGCCGACTACAGCGCCTGGTTCTTCGTCTGGGACGACCGGCACGACCGCCACGTGGTGCACGGACGGGCCGGCGAGTGGCGGCGGCTGCGGTACCGCCTGCACGCGGCGCTCGACGCGCCCAAGCACCACCTGCACCACCCGGACCCGCTGGTCGCGGGGTTCGCCGACAGCGTGCTGCGGCTGTACGGGTTCCTGCCCCGCACCTGGAACCAGCGGTTCGCCCGGCACTTCCACGCGGTGATCGAGGCGTACGACCGTGAGTTCCACAACCGCACCGAGGGATATGTGCCCGGCGTCGAGGAATACCTCGCCCTGCGCCGCCACACCTTCGCGCACTGGATATGGACGGACCTGCTGGAGCCGAGCGCCGGATGCGAACTTCCGGACGTGGTGAGGAAGAAACCCGCTTATCGCCGGGCCGCACTGCTGAGTCAGGAATTCGCCGCCTGGTACAACGACCTGTGCTCACTGCCCAAGGAAATAGCGGGCGACGAGGTCCACAATCTCGGAATCAGTCTCGTCACGCACCAGGGGCTGACTCTCGAAGAAGCCGTGGACGAAATGAGGCGGCGTGTCGAGAAATGCGTCGACGAATTCATCGTGGCCGAACGGGACGCCCTACGGCTCGCCGACGAAATCGACGACGGCACGGTGAGCGGCAAGGAATTGAGCGCCGCCGTCCGCGCCTGCGTCGGCAATATGCGCGACTGGTTCAGCTCCGTCTACTGGTTCCACCACGAGTCCGGCCGGTACATGGTCGACAGCTGGGACGACCGGTCCACGCCCCCGTACGTCACCAACGAAGCGGCAGGTGAGAAATGA
- the def gene encoding peptide deformylase, with the protein MAQQDTDQQHAGVLPVDDEGYVVDTEDCEERETAWRERGTSRPITVVGNPVLHKECKDVTEFGEELQQLVADMFASQRTAEGVGLAANQIGVDLKVFVYDCPDDEGERHVGVVCNPKLVELPAEQRRLDDSNEGCLSVPTAYAPLARPDYAEVTGQDEKGNPIKVRGTGYFARCLQHETDHLYGYLYIDRLSKRDRKDALRQMAENEPRYPVVAND; encoded by the coding sequence ATGGCGCAGCAGGACACCGATCAGCAGCACGCGGGCGTGCTCCCCGTCGACGACGAGGGCTATGTCGTGGACACGGAGGACTGCGAGGAGCGCGAGACGGCCTGGCGGGAGCGCGGGACCTCGCGCCCGATCACGGTCGTCGGCAACCCGGTGCTGCACAAGGAGTGCAAGGACGTCACCGAGTTCGGCGAGGAGCTGCAGCAGCTGGTCGCGGACATGTTCGCGAGCCAGCGCACCGCCGAGGGCGTGGGCCTGGCCGCGAACCAGATCGGGGTCGACCTGAAGGTCTTCGTGTACGACTGCCCCGACGACGAGGGCGAGCGGCACGTCGGTGTGGTGTGCAACCCGAAGCTCGTGGAGCTGCCCGCCGAGCAGCGCCGGCTGGACGACAGCAACGAGGGCTGCCTGTCGGTGCCGACCGCGTACGCGCCGCTCGCGCGCCCCGACTACGCCGAGGTGACCGGCCAGGACGAGAAGGGCAACCCGATCAAGGTCCGGGGCACCGGCTACTTCGCACGCTGTTTGCAGCACGAGACCGACCACCTCTACGGCTACCTCTACATCGACCGGCTGTCCAAGCGGGACCGCAAGGACGCGCTGCGGCAGATGGCCGAGAACGAGCCACGCTACCCCGTGGTCGCCAACGACTAG
- a CDS encoding tetratricopeptide repeat protein — translation MRIFGKGRHRPSASWRQATDRAFTLIGDGRYEDAGELLTRAADLEPWLAESWFNLALLHKFRHDWEQARAAGLRAVALLDREAGAPDWWNVGIAATALQDWPLARRAWQAYGLKVPGGSSRPKGGLGAPVSGEPVGMELGSAAVRLSPEGEAEVVWGRRLDPARMEVLSIPLPSSGRRWGEVVLHDGVPHGERTTSIGHSYPVFDEIELWAPSPVPTWVVLLEAATEADRDALEQLAADAGFAAEDWSSSVRLLCRMCSESRMPSDEGEGVHLDPHDHSEPGHPGPLGHRTDGQLWVPERECGVAAPASLVRGLLDGWVADSPDSRDWRDLEEVC, via the coding sequence GTGAGGATCTTCGGCAAGGGACGGCACCGGCCCTCCGCCTCCTGGCGGCAGGCCACCGACCGCGCGTTCACCTTGATCGGCGACGGCCGGTACGAGGACGCGGGCGAGCTGCTGACACGCGCCGCCGACCTGGAGCCCTGGCTGGCGGAGTCCTGGTTCAACCTCGCCCTGCTGCACAAGTTCCGGCACGACTGGGAGCAGGCCCGGGCCGCCGGTCTGCGGGCGGTCGCCCTGCTGGACCGGGAGGCCGGCGCCCCCGACTGGTGGAACGTCGGCATCGCCGCCACCGCCCTGCAGGACTGGCCGCTGGCCCGTCGCGCCTGGCAGGCGTACGGGCTGAAGGTGCCCGGCGGGTCCTCGCGGCCGAAGGGCGGTCTCGGCGCCCCCGTCTCCGGCGAGCCGGTGGGCATGGAGCTGGGCAGCGCGGCCGTACGGCTCTCCCCGGAGGGTGAGGCCGAGGTCGTGTGGGGCCGCAGGCTGGACCCGGCGCGGATGGAGGTGCTGTCCATCCCGCTTCCCTCCTCCGGACGCCGCTGGGGCGAGGTCGTGCTGCACGACGGCGTCCCGCACGGCGAGCGCACGACGTCCATCGGGCACAGTTATCCCGTCTTCGACGAGATCGAGCTGTGGGCGCCGTCCCCCGTCCCCACCTGGGTGGTCCTGCTGGAGGCGGCCACGGAGGCGGACCGCGACGCGCTGGAGCAGCTGGCGGCCGACGCGGGGTTCGCCGCCGAGGACTGGTCCTCGTCGGTACGGCTGCTGTGCCGGATGTGCTCGGAGTCGCGGATGCCGTCGGACGAGGGCGAAGGGGTGCACCTGGATCCGCACGACCACAGCGAGCCGGGTCATCCCGGGCCGCTGGGGCACCGGACGGACGGACAGCTGTGGGTCCCGGAGCGGGAGTGCGGGGTCGCGGCGCCGGCCTCGCTGGTCCGGGGTCTGCTGGACGGGTGGGTGGCCGACAGCCCGGACTCGCGGGACTGGCGGGATCTCGAAGAGGTTTGCTGA
- a CDS encoding HD-GYP domain-containing protein: MTAPLRLVHGAAALVAAGCLALTLASGLQERGVALAFGVLIAVGELTRWGASPGRQAAPLGAAGSLSYALLGADAGRPTQHGAAQVVTVVLTAALLGAVPHIWSGSTPTRDHLARRVLTVGFAAVCFQPLYNRGVFDSWDGPAYALLLVTLLSLSALCDAVLAAALAHFRTRWPFGPLLREELHGLLGIGSAVCATGAVMALGVAVAGLWALPVFCLPLLLTQLSVRRHAAVRATYRQTIASLARATEIAGYTPAGHAHRVAALSLAVGRDLGLAGPELTVLEYAALMHDIGQLSLVDPVPAGATADLPDEEQRRIALLGGAVVRQTGVDAAVAVVVERQADPCREQPVAARIVRAVNAYEEKTRGTGPEGPLRALEELRLGTAGDYAPEIVESLARVLAQPRGRGESGPAGGGGRRTALSDPVRGWVTHG, encoded by the coding sequence ATGACGGCCCCCCTGCGGCTCGTCCACGGCGCCGCCGCCCTCGTCGCGGCCGGCTGCCTGGCCCTCACCCTGGCGAGCGGCCTCCAGGAAAGGGGCGTCGCGCTCGCCTTCGGCGTGCTCATCGCCGTCGGCGAGCTGACCCGCTGGGGTGCCTCCCCCGGCCGGCAGGCCGCGCCCCTCGGCGCCGCCGGATCGCTGTCGTACGCCCTGCTGGGCGCCGACGCCGGGCGGCCCACGCAGCACGGCGCCGCCCAGGTCGTCACCGTGGTCCTCACCGCCGCCCTGCTCGGCGCCGTCCCGCACATCTGGTCCGGCAGCACCCCCACCCGCGATCACCTGGCCCGCCGCGTCCTCACCGTCGGCTTCGCCGCCGTCTGCTTCCAGCCCCTCTACAACCGGGGAGTGTTCGACTCCTGGGACGGCCCCGCCTACGCCCTGCTCCTCGTCACCCTGCTCAGCCTCAGCGCGCTCTGCGACGCCGTGCTGGCCGCCGCCCTGGCCCACTTCCGCACCCGCTGGCCGTTCGGGCCGCTGCTGCGCGAGGAGCTGCACGGGCTGCTCGGCATCGGCTCCGCCGTCTGCGCGACCGGCGCGGTGATGGCACTCGGGGTCGCCGTCGCCGGCCTGTGGGCGCTGCCCGTCTTCTGCCTGCCCCTGCTCCTCACCCAGCTGTCCGTCCGCCGGCACGCGGCCGTCCGCGCCACCTACCGGCAGACCATCGCCTCCCTCGCCCGCGCCACGGAGATCGCCGGGTACACCCCCGCCGGCCACGCCCACCGGGTCGCCGCGCTCAGCCTGGCCGTCGGCCGGGACCTCGGCCTGGCCGGCCCCGAACTGACCGTCCTGGAGTACGCGGCCCTCATGCACGACATCGGCCAGCTCAGCCTGGTCGACCCGGTCCCGGCCGGTGCCACCGCGGACCTGCCGGACGAGGAGCAGCGGCGGATCGCCCTGCTCGGCGGTGCCGTCGTCCGGCAGACCGGCGTGGACGCGGCCGTCGCGGTCGTCGTCGAGCGGCAGGCCGACCCCTGCCGTGAGCAGCCGGTCGCCGCGCGGATCGTCCGGGCCGTGAACGCCTACGAGGAGAAGACCCGGGGTACCGGACCCGAGGGGCCGCTGCGTGCGCTGGAGGAACTGCGCCTCGGCACCGCCGGGGACTACGCTCCGGAGATCGTGGAGTCGCTCGCGCGGGTCCTCGCCCAGCCGCGAGGACGGGGCGAGAGCGGGCCGGCCGGGGGCGGCGGGAGACGCACGGCACTGTCTGACCCCGTCCGCGGCTGGGTAACCCATGGGTAA